The following are from one region of the Sorghum bicolor cultivar BTx623 chromosome 2, Sorghum_bicolor_NCBIv3, whole genome shotgun sequence genome:
- the LOC8054741 gene encoding cinnamoyl-CoA reductase 1 isoform X2 codes for MPHACRGDPKNAHLKELEKAPENLHLFKADVLDYDTLTPAVEGCEGIFHLATPVPEDKIVDPESEVLDTAVKGTLNVLKICSASKVHKLVVMSSNAAVDFNPNWPQDVVKDESCWSDKEFCKENRDWYSVAKITAEQIALEYAVENGLNVVTLCPPLVFGPLLQPAVNTSSKFLIYVIKGGPDVMNNRLWHIVDVRDVADALLLLYEKKESSGRYICSPNHICTKDLVALLKKLHSQYSYITNILDVDQKASLTCQKLMDLGWEPRKLEETLSDSVECYEKAGLLRDVAGHPCRLPHLFRLACDQ; via the exons ATGCCTCATGCCTGCAGAG GTGATCCAAAGAATGCCCATTTGAAGGAGCTGGAGAAGGCCCCAGAGAATCTGCATCTGTTCAAGGCCGACGTGCTAGACTACGACACGCTAACACCTGCAGTTGAGGGATGTGAGGGGATCTTCCATCTCGCCACTCCGGTGCCTGAAGATAAGATTGTTGATCCTGAG TCAGAAGTGCTCGATACTGCTGTGAAAGGTACCTTAAATGTACTGAAGATCTGCTCCGCTTCAAAGGTTCACAAACTTGTTGTGATGTCCTCCAATGCTGCTGTGGATTTTAACCCAAATTGGCCTCAGGATGTAGTGAAAGATGAGAGTTGCTGGTCAGACAAGGAGTTCTGCAAGGAAAATAGG GACTGGTATTCTGTCGCCAAGATTACTGCAGAACAGATAGCTTTGGAATATGCGGTTGAAAATGGCCTCAATGTTGTTACACTTTGCCCGCCTTTGGTTTTTGGCCCACTGTTGCAGCCTGCAGTGAATACCAGCAGCAAATTCCTCATATATGTTATAAAAG GAGGTCCTGATGTGATGAACAACAGACTGTGGCACATAGTAGACGTCCGTGATGTGGCCGACGCTTTACTCCTGCTGTACGAGAAGAAAGAGTCGTCAGGGAGATACATCTGCTCACCGAATCACATTTGCACAAAGGATTTGGTGGCCTTGTTGAAGAAGCTGCACTCACAGTATAGCTACATAACTAA CATCCTTGATGTCGATCAGAAAGCATCGTTAACATGTCAGAAGCTGATGGACCTGGGCTGGGAACCAAGGAAACTGGAGGAGACGCTCTCGGACAGCGTCGAGTGCTACGAAAAGGCAGGGCTTCTCCGGGATGTGGCCGGGCATCCTTGCCGCCTTCCCCATCTCTTCCGTCTGGCATGTGACCAGTGA
- the LOC8054739 gene encoding cinnamoyl-CoA reductase 2 — MASPPPPRVCVTGGGGYVASWLVKLLLSRGYAVHATVRDPSDPKNAHLRRLDGAPESLLLFKADVLDRDALAAAVAGCEGVFHVASPVPADKVLDPESEVLSPAVKGTLNVLQACSANNVQKVVVVSSTAAVHYNPSWPHGRIKDESCWSDKNFCMKNENWYTAAKTIAEETALEYGEKNGLNVVTVCPCIVLGPLLQPLINTTSELLIYIIKGGPRLMKNLPWNIVDVRDVADALLLVYEKVGSSGRYICAPDRISTNDIVKLLKKSYPNYNYVNCENKDYESEVSPVTSEKLKSLGWKPRKMEETLLDSVEYFEKAGFLQDVEGCPCRLPHLFHFASD; from the exons atggcgtcgccgccgccgccgcgcgtgtGCGTCACCGGGGGCGGCGGGTACGTCGCCTCATGGCTCGTCAAGCTCCTCCTCTCCCGCGGCTACGCCGTGCACGCCACTGTCCGCGACCCGA GTGATCCCAAGAACGCGCACCTGCGGCGGCTGGACGGGGCCCCGGAGAGCTTGCTCCTGTTCAAGGCCGACGTGCTCGACCGCGACGCCCTGGCGGCCGCGGTCGCCGGGTGCGAGGGGGTCTTCCACGTCGCCTCCCCTGTGCCTGCAGACAAGGTCCTCGATCCTGAG TCAGAGGTATTGTCTCCTGCTGTCAAAGGCACTCTGAACGTTCTTCAGGCTTGCTCGGCAAATAATGTTCAGAAAGTTGTCGTGGTTTCATCCACAGCTGCTGTTCATTATAACCCGAGTTGGCCCCATGGTAGAATCAAAGATGAGAGCTGCTGGTCAGACAAAAACTTCTGCATGAAGAATGAG AACTGGTACACTGCTGCCAAGACAATTGCTGAAGAGACAGCATTGGAGTATGGAGAGAAGAATGGACTAAATGTTGTTACAGTTTGCCCTTGTATCGTTTTAGGTCCACTTCTGCAGCCTCTGATCAATACCACGAGTGAACTCCTCATCTACATTATAAAAG GAGGTCCTAGGCTGATGAAAAACCTCCCCTGGAACATAGTTGATGTCCGTGACGTAGCTGATGCTTTGCTTTTGGTATATGAGAAAGTGGGATCATCTGGGAGATACATCTGCGCACCGGATCGGATCAGCACAAACGACATTGTGAAATTGCTTAAGAAGTCCTACCCCAACTACAATTATGTGAACTG CGAAAACAAGGACTATGAATCCGAAGTCTCGCCAGTTACATCAGAGAAACTTAAGAGTCTAGGCTGGAAACCAAGGAAAATGGAGGAAACTTTGTTGGACAGCGTTGAGTACTTCGAGAAGGCAGGGTTTTTGCAGGATGTAGAGGGTTGCCCTTGCCGTCTTCCTCATCTTTTTCATTTTGCTTCTGACTAA
- the LOC8054741 gene encoding cinnamoyl-CoA reductase 2 isoform X1 — protein MAPPRRVCVTGGGGFIASWLVKLLLSRGYAVHATLRDPSDPKNAHLKELEKAPENLHLFKADVLDYDTLTPAVEGCEGIFHLATPVPEDKIVDPESEVLDTAVKGTLNVLKICSASKVHKLVVMSSNAAVDFNPNWPQDVVKDESCWSDKEFCKENRDWYSVAKITAEQIALEYAVENGLNVVTLCPPLVFGPLLQPAVNTSSKFLIYVIKGGPDVMNNRLWHIVDVRDVADALLLLYEKKESSGRYICSPNHICTKDLVALLKKLHSQYSYITNILDVDQKASLTCQKLMDLGWEPRKLEETLSDSVECYEKAGLLRDVAGHPCRLPHLFRLACDQ, from the exons atggcgccgccgcggcgtgTGTGCGTGACCGGAGGCGGAGGGTTCATTGCCTCCTGGCTCGTCAAGCTCCTCCTCTCCCGCGGCTACGCCGTCCACGCCACCCTTCGCGACCCAA GTGATCCAAAGAATGCCCATTTGAAGGAGCTGGAGAAGGCCCCAGAGAATCTGCATCTGTTCAAGGCCGACGTGCTAGACTACGACACGCTAACACCTGCAGTTGAGGGATGTGAGGGGATCTTCCATCTCGCCACTCCGGTGCCTGAAGATAAGATTGTTGATCCTGAG TCAGAAGTGCTCGATACTGCTGTGAAAGGTACCTTAAATGTACTGAAGATCTGCTCCGCTTCAAAGGTTCACAAACTTGTTGTGATGTCCTCCAATGCTGCTGTGGATTTTAACCCAAATTGGCCTCAGGATGTAGTGAAAGATGAGAGTTGCTGGTCAGACAAGGAGTTCTGCAAGGAAAATAGG GACTGGTATTCTGTCGCCAAGATTACTGCAGAACAGATAGCTTTGGAATATGCGGTTGAAAATGGCCTCAATGTTGTTACACTTTGCCCGCCTTTGGTTTTTGGCCCACTGTTGCAGCCTGCAGTGAATACCAGCAGCAAATTCCTCATATATGTTATAAAAG GAGGTCCTGATGTGATGAACAACAGACTGTGGCACATAGTAGACGTCCGTGATGTGGCCGACGCTTTACTCCTGCTGTACGAGAAGAAAGAGTCGTCAGGGAGATACATCTGCTCACCGAATCACATTTGCACAAAGGATTTGGTGGCCTTGTTGAAGAAGCTGCACTCACAGTATAGCTACATAACTAA CATCCTTGATGTCGATCAGAAAGCATCGTTAACATGTCAGAAGCTGATGGACCTGGGCTGGGAACCAAGGAAACTGGAGGAGACGCTCTCGGACAGCGTCGAGTGCTACGAAAAGGCAGGGCTTCTCCGGGATGTGGCCGGGCATCCTTGCCGCCTTCCCCATCTCTTCCGTCTGGCATGTGACCAGTGA